The segment GGACCGTCGGTTGGCCGGGCGTCGACCCGTTCGGTGTCGCCACCCGCCCCGCGCTGGATGTCGTCGAGGCCGTCGAGCGGCTGGCCGCGTTGGGGGCGTACGGGCTGACCCTGCATGACGACGACCTGTTCGCGTTCGGCAGCTCCGATGCCGAGCGACGGCGGATGATCGACAGATTGACCGCGGCGCTGAGTGCCTGCGGACTGGTCGTGCCCATGGTGACCACCAACCTGTTCACCCAGCCGGTGTTCAAGGACGGCGGGTTCACCAGCAACGACCGCGGCGTGCGTCGCTTCGCGTTGCGCAAGGTCCTGCGCAATATCGACCTGGCCACCGAGCTCGGTGCGCACACCTTCGTGATGTGGGGCGGCCGGGAGGGCAGCGAGTACGACTGCGCCAAAGACGTCCAGGCCGCCCTGGCGCGCTACCGCGAGGCGCTGGACATGTTGTGCCAGTACGTGATCGACCAGGGCAGCGAACTGCGGTTCGCGATCGAGCCCAAGCCCAATGAACCACGCGGTGACATCCTGCTGCCCACGGTGGGGCACGCACTGGCCTTCATCGAGACCCTCGCCCATCCGGAGATGGTCGGCGTCAATCCGGAGACCGGTCATGAGCAGATGGCGGGTCTGAACTTTGTGCACGGCATCGCCCAAGCCCTTTACAGCGGCAAGCTGTTCCAC is part of the Mycobacterium adipatum genome and harbors:
- the xylA gene encoding xylose isomerase gives rise to the protein MTVLEAGVPTSEGLMPSPSDKFSFGLWTVGWPGVDPFGVATRPALDVVEAVERLAALGAYGLTLHDDDLFAFGSSDAERRRMIDRLTAALSACGLVVPMVTTNLFTQPVFKDGGFTSNDRGVRRFALRKVLRNIDLATELGAHTFVMWGGREGSEYDCAKDVQAALARYREALDMLCQYVIDQGSELRFAIEPKPNEPRGDILLPTVGHALAFIETLAHPEMVGVNPETGHEQMAGLNFVHGIAQALYSGKLFHIDLNGQRGIKFDQDLVFGHGDLANAFALVDLLEHGGPGGGPAYDGPRHFDYKPSRTEDADGVWASAAANMRMYLLLRQRAAAFRADPAVQAAMAAAKVSELREPTLAAGETYADLLADPSAYEQFDTGAYFGGKGCGFVALNQLAIEHLMGAR